The window ATTTGCACTAAATGGTGTACATGGTCTTGTTGCACTATATTTGTACCgtggtccataaagacatgcaaTTTCgctttaacatatacagtactctTTATTTGGATTAGAAAGAAACTTGAACGTGAATAGGCCAAATTAAGGacacaatgtttttttaatatttatttgtttatgtatttatgtattacaATTTTCAAGTGCATTTAGGCCAGTGTGTAAAGTATAATGATTATTTGAAAAAAGATTTCTATtcgggctccagcagaccccgtgaccctgtattcggattcagcgggttgaaaaatggatggatggatttctattcGAGGTAAATCTACGTAACATACTGTCAACATATCTATTCATCCGTCTAAACATCCTCTAAATCCAGTTTCGCAGGGGGAAGGCTCAGTATTGGGGGAAAGCAACCTCGTATTATATGAGATGATTAGATCCTTGCAAAGTTTTTGAAGTCAAATCATCGAAACAGTAAAGGAAGAAACTACTTTAAATTGTTGTGATTTTCGTTTTCAGAGAGCATTGTAATGCAAAGTATGCGTTACAAAACAATGCTGCTCTTTCCCTTTTGTTTAGAAAAAATGCTGTACATACCGTACAATAAGTGATCTCATTTTACCTTAATGATAAAGTTGTACATTTGTTTGTAATGTGATGCAGTCCCTACCAGTTTAAGTTATTAGATGTCAACGCCATTAAAGGTAACAGTTTACACATCAGAACATTAGGatagttaatgaaaacaattgctaatacatataataaaaaaaaagtcattgcaACAAAGCTGTATATTTTCGCATGAATGTAATACTACCAACTccgctactattactactactactgctaccacttataataatattaataatattaataataataatattaataataataataagaagaagaagaagaagaagaagaatttgtatGTTGTGTCATCATGATCGTCATTCCCATATACGTTTACCATAAGAGATTACACTTCCAAAGACATTTCTCTAAATTACTTCCAGGATTTTCAAAGGGGATTTCCAAGGACTCTTCTAACAATATGTCTGCAGAAAAACACAGCTGACGCATCTGCTGCATTCACCACATAACTTGGAATTTTGGAGAGGGAAGCACATGGCGCTCTTAAAGCTACAGTATCCGAAAAAAACTGAACAGTGTCGGTGGGACAGGCGCCACGTTGGAGTTTAGCATTAatgcaaaatgttaaaatgttctaattatttatttGCGGGAAAATCGCTTGAAAGCTACATTATATATACTAGAAGATCATGACAAACCTCGACTAATACAGGACTATGacagaataaagtgaaaattaGAACTAAGTGATTCAGATTTCTGACAGAATTGTAGACTCCAATATTTTGTTAAGTGAAAAACTAcggttgtttttcttcttttgtaatgtttactttgttttctttgcatttatttcgAAGTAAATTGTTATATCTGTCAGGTTATTATTTATGCTTAATCGAGTAGAATGCCATCGTAATGTTCTGGTTttcgaaaataaaataaaatacctttttaaaaaattctacacgaaaaatatgaaacacaattTTGCCTTTATTTGCAGGACGGCTTAGCTTAGGTTTTATTGTGGAAAGACATAATATAAAAACGTTGTATGGTGCTAATTGGGTTAAATCTGTGACTCGCCTCTTGTTTGTATGTTTAATGATAAAGTAGACCGTTGGGTTTAATCCAATCATGTAAAAGTGACTGCCATGGAGATTTCATgttaaaatatcaaacaaaatagaaaaataagcagataaacatccatccattttccaacccgctgaatccgaacacagggccacgggggtctgctggagccaatcccagccaacacaggacacaaggcagggaaccaatcccaggcagggtgccaacccaccgcaggacacacacaaacacacccacacacacaccaagcacacactaggtaaaCATATGAAAGTAATTAAGAAgtattcattctttctttcaatttaGAACTAGCCAGCAATAGTAAAAATCTAGGTGAGGTGCCAGTGCCTGTCCTATCAGCAACAGGCATTGCGCAGACAGAAACGCCGGAGAAAACCGCCAGTAAGTCTCAGGCCATACAAAGTAACAAAAGCATCAATAAataaccaaatgaaaaaaaatgcaaattacatCTAAACTAACGACAATCAATATTGACCAAACTGAGCTTCACATACATTGTACagcaaaagtttaaaataaaacatttaaatgtactttTGGCATTCATATTCTTAACTGAAAAATGATGTTTCCGCAGATTAAAATATAAGATTTGGAACATAAGGATATTTTTATAGTGAAAACAAATAGGTTTAAATAGATTACagtataaatccatccatccatccattttctaacccgctgaatccaaacgcagggtcacgggggtctgctggagccaatcccagccaacacagggcacaaggcagggtaccaacccaccgcagcagtatAAATcgaaaatgcaaatttaaatttacatttataatgtaACATTTCCATATGGTTAAGGTAAGGTTTTCGTAAAAGAAGCTCTTTATTGTCTAGAATTGAATACCATCTGCTCTTCAATAAACAACCGCATTTCCATCCATGTATCTTTAAACACGCTTTTTGCATTACATGCCCGTAATCTAAACCTGTCTgccaaaacatatactgtatatacacacactcacacactctcaGATGTGAATTGTTAATGTGTGTTGGTCTGTGCATTGTGTATGAGTGTCCCCTGATTTAGCCTGTTGTCCCATCTCGAGGTTATTGTTGCCTTGTTGGTTCAAGCAGCATCGTATGGTATTCTCAAAccaaaaagcacaagaaaatgtaCTAAACAAATACCGTAGAAGACTATagtataatagaaatgtaatagaAGACTATAGTGAAAACGCTGAAGATGGTATTGTACATATCCTCGAAATACTTTGCAGGCAGTCAGACAAAGTCACTTTCGATCTTTATTTGCTCACATATTTACTTTTCGTATGTTTTATAACCTGCGTAAGAACAACATGACTCAGAATTTACTGCAGTTACTCCATTAAGGGGGAATTTTAGTGAACCgaataacattttattaagaagagTTAATTAAGAGCTAAACAgtgtagtttgttttttaaatgatatctatctatcatgacatTGTCTCTTTATTTCTCCTATCCATCTATCATCCGCCTATGCCAGGAGGTAGAAGCTATCTATATGAGTCCTTTACCTTTAAAAAACACGTGGGGCATTTTTAAAACAACTTCTTTCCGAGAGGCGATTGGCAGAGAAAGTTTCTCAGTTTCTGACGTCAATCCAGAAGCGAACAAAGCGCACTTCTCTACTTCCTCAAGTGCAGTTGTAGCCTAAGTGTGTATGTTGTAGCGTGCTTGTTCACAGATATGGGAGCTAAGTCTAGCCGCGCACAGACAAATACaatttttgagaaaaataaagtAAGATTGCACCATCACAGAAGGGCAGGAAGATGCAGACCTCATAGTTTCGACAATCTGGCCATTTGTGACAGCGTTTTAGAAGGAGTAAATGAACCGAGTCGGTCTGGGGAGAGCATCGCAGACGTACGAACAGAGCGTGACAGTGGATCGAATCAGCCGAGCACGTTTACATCAGATGTACAGCAGCATCGGCTTGGAGACAACAATAACCTCCTTTCTGTAACTAATGGAGCAAGCGGCACTGATACAGTGGGACTGTCCGATGGACTGCAGTTTTCAGATGGAATTGTGCCCTTACGGATTCAAAGAGGTTCAACTCGAAATAGGGGATCCCAGAACCGCCCTGTTTCGGAGCCGGTGGTGGGGGTGTTGAGGATTACTAACAGGCATTTAAACTGCGGTAAGTGCTCATCTGTGTCTGTGACGTTGTCTTGCTGGACGGAACTAGcaagaaaggaaattaaaaaaaaacaaaactgaagtgcCTTGGCTATTGTTGGAAGTATGCTCGGTGATGGGTTCagcatgtgtgtttatgtattgttAACTCGACGACTGGATACAGCTTAACCATAATAGCGTTCCGTTTGGCCTGAAGTTAAAATATATCGGTTTTGGTGTTCTTGTTTTCCTGTTGGGTTTGTTGGTAGCACATTACGGAAAAGCAAGTTCTTAATCGTACAAGCACGTCTGCCTTGAAGATGCTGAAACCGCAATTGTGGTGTTCTCATATATGCTGTGCCTCTTTGTATCTCAGCCTACGGTTAGACTTTTGTGCTCCCACGCGCATTTTGCAAGATAACCGCAAGTTTAAAGTGACTTGGATGATGCCATCCAGTATTCGAGTATGTACCAAAATGTGTgcgatgtatatacagtataacaacttGAATTTGCCTTTGTTCAGTTAGTTACGTCAAGTATGTTGATGGTAATCAAAGATTTCACACTTCTGCAAAGACGATAGAGAAGTGTGAAAAAAGTATTgatgaatgttgttttttttttgttttttttaaacctgctcctCAACCTGAAAATGTTTGAGTGAGGGCTGTCGGAATAAGTCAACATTTCGGATGTTAAGTACTCTGAAATATCCAGTAAGAAACCAGTCCTGGACGGGATTCATGGCTGTAATGTGAGCATTCCAGATACTGGTTGAGTGAAGTGTATGAGTGTGTTTCATTATACACAATACTCTTGGGATGGCacatattaaaaagtattttatgattttgaggTTGtgtttaaattatatgactaattAATACTCCATTTACTACTGCTTTGTTCAGACCTTCTCATTTTAATTAATCAAGTCAAGCGATCTGATTGGCGTAGTAACAAGAATTTTTATTTGGTTGTATGGGTTTATAAATAACAAGATAAAAGCATATTTcgtttctttaaatatttagttgGTGATGGTTTTAATGGAGCTAAATGAATTACAGTTGTGTCATGAGGAAACCCCTCCGCTTTCCCGTAACCGTTTCCTGTGCATAAAATGGAATCCACTGGGCCCAGTTGTGTTGTACTTTGTCTTGTTTCAGTTGAGACTTCGTCTTCACTTTTCTGATATTAGACTGTGAAATCCCCCTCCCTAAATCCCTAGCTTTAATTTTCATTCtgttcttgtttcattctttatcaACTATGTGTTTCTTTTTCAAGCATCCTTACCAATGGTCACATATAAATAGAATAATATAGCAAACTATCAGCAACTGACTTTGGGTGTATACCGTACTTGAGAGAGGTTTTGAAACCCGTAAAACTTTCTAAATTCTTGCATTAAATGCTCTTAAAATACAGTCTGATCTTTTTGTAAAGATATTAGTTGAGGTAAAGATTATCTGATTAACCAAAAAGTGCTCTCAATTAGTCAGTTATtttagtcattttccaacccgctttatcctataagacagggtcacgggggtctgctggagccaatcccagccagcatagggcgcaaggcgggaacaaatcctgggctgggcaccagcccaccgcaggacacacacacacacatcaaggacaatttaggatcgctaatgcacctaacctgcatgtctttggactgtgggaggatatacccacgcagacacaatgagaacatgcaaactccacgcagggaggacccttaCTGCTCTCAATTATACTTACAGTAGCCTTGAATGCATTTAATAAAGATTTGGCAAACAATGGAAAATGTGTGTGAACCCTCAGATGTAGTAAACAATGTAACCTCCTTTAGCAACCAAACACTTCTTGGTATGTTGATTAAACATAGTCAGTATTTAGGAGGTATTTGGGCTTTGCCCGCTTTCTGTTTCTAGAATGTCTTGCCACTTCAATAGGAGTTTGGGCAGAACTCATACTTGATCATtcaaaagtattattatttatttaaaaacactttgatcatgttttttttctgcgACCATTATTTTGCTGTATTATCCATCTTATTTTAAGTTTCTGTCATAACAGCTGAAAGCAGCGCTCAACCCCATAGTCTCCCAAGACACAAGCTTCACATCAGGGGTCCTCATATTCTCCTGCAGAGTTTGATAATACAGTTTAGAATTCACTGTTCCTCTGGTAATTACAAACTGTCCTGGAGGGTTGAGGAACTCCACATCATGGTGCTGTCTCCAGTATGGTTCATAGCTGGGTTGAGCCTTTAATGTTGGTGTGTGGTGTTTGTTTTCTCCAAGCCTCAGTGTCTTTACGTCAGCCAAATTCAACTTCTGTCCCATCTATCTGGATCATTGGTTCTGTAGTGTTGTGGTGGGACATCCAGATGTGGATTAGCTGGCTTGAGAAGAGCAAGATGTTTAGTGCAGTGTAGTGATTAACTTTATAGTAGCTTCCCTCAATTTTTCACAGACCTTAACAAATGCAAGTGATTCCTGTATATCCTTGATTGTCACACCATTTtcaaataatggttctttaatggcactgtgTTGTTTTTCATGGAACAATTCCTTGACAAGGACGCATTGGACATTGAATTGGTTCCTTATCTTTTCTTAAATcagaaaatctttaatttattgtatacCTAGCAGAATGCTGACGAGTCGAGAAGACCGGAGCCTATCTTTTGTTACAgcaagaaactttaaaaatcagtaacttattggtatttcacaaatcttatCATCTGTTATGGCTCTAAATAAAGAGAGATTCTTTTCGGAACCTTCATCTGGATTAttcttttgggaaacaaaaattgttccctcatgatattacaatgaaagaaccactttggcaccttttatGGTTGTGTTTCATCCAATTGAGCAAAATTGTGAGTTTCTGCAGTGATGTTAGTAGGACACCAACCACCTCTTAGCAAAAGTAGTGACTATACAGATTTCTCCTCTGTTTTTGTGTTATCTGCCTGATAGTAAGCTAATGGTAGCCCAGGcctttgacaattttttttaagctttataaaAATGGATATCTCTTCTGAAGAATTTGAATATCTGGATTTGACCATATTATCTCCCAAAAGATCTTTGTCCTTACAGGAAATGCACACCAAATACAAAGGCTGAAAATTATCTCATTTGATTGGAAGACCTGATTATTCTGGTTCTTTATGTTAACATTCTTTTCCTATACCTCACATTGAATATTCAAACAATATGTCAAAATATCCATGTACAATTTTGAGAATACATTCTGTTTGGACAGCCCTTATCATTGCTTACATATGTTCTTCTCCTCTACTGAGGGCTATTCAGGGAACGTCAACAGTTTCGCAAAACGGTTTTGTCACAATGGTTGGATTTAGAAATGGATGGGTACGTTATTTTTTGCTGCCCTTTTTATGATttttggatgtgtgtgtgtttactcgTATATGGGCGCATAAAGTGTAAGTTTAGATTGTGATCGCGATTAACTTTTCCGGTGAAGTGTGAAAAGTGCGAGCACAGGTAATTGAGTTGAATGTTCAAGCTGGAGGGTCATTTCACGTTTATCATCGACTTTAAAATTCAAACACTAGCTAGCAGTGTATTCTCTTCAAACGCTTAGCCgctcccatttaaaaaaaaaaaaaaaaacagaagaagaagaagaacttagCTGAAGAGCTGCGTGTCTGGTTATCTAAAGCCAAGCCGCTTGTGTATTGCGAGCAGCGCTTGTGAGTGTCGCCTCGCCCACATCCTGATTGGTATCGCTGAGCAGAGCGCAGAAAGACGCTTTGTTGGCTGAGCCTCGGGCGCTGCGCAGCGGAGGGGCTGTGGTGCCATCTGTGCCGAGTAGCGTCTCTCCCGGGGCAGTTAGAATTGAATTACGCTACTGTTGGGTTTTGGAAAAGATCGTCCAAACAAACTTTTGCTTGACGCATTTTGTTGCTTCGTTTTTGTGTTGTCTCACTTTATACTGGAACTCGACATTAAGAAGACCTTAACCAAGGACACACGCATAACGCTCAAAGCAACCAGATTACAATACTTATTTAGCCTATACAAGGTAGTTCGAATATAGATAGTGCCATAAAGGCTAAACGTCTTAAAGCAGTTAAAAGTACATTAGCAGTATTATCGGGATCACGAACTGAAATTGGCGAATACACGGAATTGTGGATGATCAAGACTGTCGTCTGTACGGG of the Erpetoichthys calabaricus chromosome 2, fErpCal1.3, whole genome shotgun sequence genome contains:
- the zgc:66427 gene encoding E3 ubiquitin-protein ligase RNF6, whose amino-acid sequence is MGAKSSRAQTNTIFEKNKVRLHHHRRAGRCRPHSFDNLAICDSVLEGVNEPSRSGESIADVRTERDSGSNQPSTFTSDVQQHRLGDNNNLLSVTNGASGTDTVGLSDGLQFSDGIVPLRIQRGSTRNRGSQNRPVSEPVVGVLRITNRHLNCGSRIEEHWVSCLTRPRHLYNTNFLDRDSGECSICLEDLVKGNEIARLPCLCVYHKRCIDDWYKVKPLCPEHPFD